In a single window of the Streptomyces sp. NBC_00094 genome:
- a CDS encoding heme-binding protein: MKKILFGATAAAVVAAGTFGAVSANASAPAAAPAAVVRADAGNDNLQQSTHLTIEAATKAAQATLDAAEKENQRVSVAVVDRNGNTIVTLRGDGAGPQSYESAERKAYTAVSWNAPTSVLAGRLAQAPTLKDIPGTLFLAGGAPVTAKGAPIAGIGVAGAPSGDLDEKFAQAGVAALGN; this comes from the coding sequence ATGAAGAAGATCCTCTTCGGCGCCACCGCCGCCGCTGTCGTCGCCGCCGGCACCTTCGGCGCGGTCTCCGCGAACGCCTCCGCCCCGGCCGCGGCCCCCGCCGCCGTCGTCCGTGCCGACGCCGGCAACGACAACCTCCAGCAGTCGACGCACCTGACGATCGAGGCCGCCACGAAGGCCGCGCAGGCGACCCTGGACGCCGCCGAGAAGGAGAACCAGCGTGTCTCCGTCGCGGTCGTCGACCGCAACGGCAACACCATCGTCACCCTGCGCGGCGACGGCGCCGGCCCGCAGTCCTACGAGTCCGCCGAGCGCAAGGCGTACACCGCCGTCTCCTGGAACGCCCCGACCTCCGTCCTCGCCGGCCGCCTCGCCCAGGCCCCGACCCTGAAGGACATCCCCGGCACCCTGTTCCTGGCCGGCGGCGCCCCCGTCACCGCCAAGGGCGCCCCGATCGCGGGCATCGGCGTCGCCGGTGCGCCCTCCGGCGACCTCGACGAGAAGTTCGCCCAGGCGGGCGTGGCCGCGCTCGGCAACTGA
- a CDS encoding M1 family metallopeptidase, whose product MTQRNRTGAAAALLALALLAGGCTEAASGVRGAPGAAGLRDPYFPKLGNGGYDVGHYALTLSYDPVTGRLDGTAEITARATQDLSAFNLDLAGLRVTRATVDGAPAAYNRAGNELTLRPHEEIPDGAEFGATVTYTGVPEPITDADGSVEGWLRTGGGAVAVGEPEGSMTWFPGNHHPSDKAAYDITLTVPAGLDALSNGVRTERRTERDGRVTTVWHAAEPMASYLATVAIGRYETTTATATGSLPVLTAAEPSVAARSAALRGEIPGILARQAERFGPYPFSAAGAIVTKDGTLGYALETQTRPVFPAASFDRPTLVHELAHQWFGNSVTPATWQDLWLNEGFATYAEWLYTEEYENVPARTHFERAFAQQANWAFPPADPPSAANLFDPPVYQRGAMVLHKLRETVGEAAFDEILRGWPAKYRHANASTDDFTAYAESVAGKDLDGLWDVWLYGEGKPRTP is encoded by the coding sequence GTGACCCAGCGCAACCGGACCGGAGCCGCCGCGGCCCTTCTCGCCCTCGCGCTCCTCGCGGGCGGCTGTACGGAGGCCGCAAGCGGCGTCCGGGGCGCCCCCGGGGCCGCCGGGCTGCGCGACCCGTACTTCCCGAAGCTCGGCAACGGCGGCTACGACGTGGGGCACTACGCCCTGACCCTCTCCTACGACCCGGTCACCGGGCGCCTCGACGGCACCGCCGAGATCACCGCCCGCGCCACCCAGGACCTCAGCGCCTTCAACCTCGACCTGGCCGGTCTCCGCGTGACCAGGGCGACGGTCGACGGAGCCCCCGCCGCGTACAACAGGGCCGGGAACGAGCTGACGCTCCGCCCGCACGAGGAGATCCCCGACGGCGCGGAGTTCGGCGCCACCGTCACCTATACGGGCGTGCCGGAGCCGATCACGGACGCGGACGGCTCCGTGGAGGGCTGGCTGCGCACCGGAGGCGGTGCCGTCGCGGTCGGTGAGCCGGAAGGCTCCATGACCTGGTTCCCCGGCAACCACCATCCCTCCGACAAGGCCGCGTACGACATCACCCTCACCGTCCCGGCCGGGCTCGACGCGCTCTCCAACGGCGTCAGGACCGAGCGGCGCACGGAGCGGGACGGCCGTGTCACCACCGTGTGGCACGCGGCCGAACCGATGGCGAGCTATCTGGCGACGGTCGCGATCGGCCGGTACGAGACGACGACCGCGACGGCCACCGGATCCCTGCCCGTCCTGACCGCCGCCGAGCCCTCCGTCGCGGCGCGCAGCGCGGCGCTGCGGGGGGAGATCCCCGGGATCCTCGCCCGGCAGGCCGAGCGCTTCGGCCCGTACCCCTTCTCGGCCGCCGGGGCGATCGTCACCAAGGACGGGACCCTCGGCTACGCCCTGGAGACACAGACCCGGCCCGTCTTCCCCGCGGCCTCCTTCGACCGTCCGACCCTCGTCCACGAGCTGGCCCACCAGTGGTTCGGGAACTCGGTCACCCCCGCCACCTGGCAGGACCTGTGGCTGAACGAGGGCTTCGCGACGTACGCCGAGTGGCTCTACACGGAGGAGTACGAGAACGTCCCGGCGCGGACGCACTTCGAGCGGGCCTTCGCCCAGCAGGCCAACTGGGCCTTCCCGCCGGCCGATCCGCCCTCCGCCGCGAACCTCTTCGACCCGCCCGTCTACCAGCGCGGCGCGATGGTCCTGCACAAGCTGCGCGAGACGGTCGGCGAGGCGGCCTTCGACGAGATCCTGCGCGGCTGGCCCGCGAAGTACCGGCACGCCAACGCCTCCACGGACGACTTCACGGCCTACGCGGAGAGCGTGGCGGGGAAGGACCTCGACGGGCTGTGGGACGTCTGGCTGTACGGCGAGGGGAAGCCGAGGACTCCCTGA
- a CDS encoding N-acetyltransferase codes for MIVEALAPKALEDGAALPGPLLTEITALYASNEEFQQLSGDFPDPSDIRPEQVAAALADELAQPTAEVLLARSEGRLVAVAVTLGRHPDPADPDPWLGLLMVHAGERRAGHGRRLAAYVEDRFRAAGRTGLRLAVLENNPKALAFWTSLGYRETARRPDRAHGRPCVVLRKSLG; via the coding sequence GTGATCGTCGAAGCCCTCGCGCCCAAGGCCCTGGAGGACGGTGCGGCCCTCCCCGGCCCGCTGCTCACCGAAATCACCGCGCTGTACGCGTCGAACGAGGAGTTCCAGCAACTCAGCGGCGACTTCCCGGACCCCTCCGACATCCGCCCCGAGCAGGTCGCGGCCGCCCTCGCCGACGAGCTCGCCCAGCCCACCGCCGAGGTCCTCCTCGCCCGCTCCGAGGGCCGCCTCGTCGCCGTCGCCGTGACCCTCGGCCGTCACCCCGACCCGGCCGACCCCGACCCGTGGCTCGGCCTGCTCATGGTCCACGCGGGTGAGCGGCGCGCCGGTCACGGGCGCCGGCTCGCCGCATACGTCGAGGACCGCTTCCGCGCGGCGGGGCGCACCGGACTGCGGCTCGCCGTCCTGGAGAACAACCCGAAGGCGCTCGCCTTCTGGACCTCCCTCGGCTACCGGGAGACCGCCCGCCGCCCGGACCGCGCGCACGGCCGCCCCTGCGTCGTCCTGCGCAAGAGCCTCGGCTGA